The Paenibacillus sp. MBLB1832 genome has a window encoding:
- a CDS encoding sensor domain-containing diguanylate cyclase: MTSMRCRRQAKPYYWVLVIAMLLTSVACNAVPSGEALQHPKAVQGTLNMEHVGPEQVIALDGEWGFYWKRLISPGEVDIVKPDDYVAVPKAWSQYQLPSGKPNPAGYGTYVLHVHHAAPNKVWAIDIPAISSAYSLWVDGKLLLQNGKVSESPELTGVHIEQRLITFESTDTSIDIVMQVSNGIHPRGGITRSVMLGDANSIIGDQQKRLAFELFLSGALIIMAVYHLGLYVMRTKEKEALFFGMYCFVIALRSLLIGEVFIYKLLPWLDWAVALKKIEFLCLTVGVLSFAQFLKAIYPQEMSRNICRFITAVCLLYSTIIACMSPLVFTSLLIYFQFMIIGFVTYGFIVFLMAMIHRREGAKISVTGGTILIVSIINDILYYRGIVQTGNYVTLGLFAFVVAQSFILASKFSKAFTHSEEMAHELRGLNNSLERKVQERTNKLVEINELLRIQSSLDGLTGIANRGYFDQMLQTMLTDSRNNKGVLSLLLIDIDNFKSYNDRYGHLQGDACLREVALLLQSEAKEWSGFAARYGGEEFAVIAPIDAAAAARLAATLVRRTYELQIVHAASVTAPFVTISCGVTTYTAVKPEVCSAGSLIEAADEALYKVKRQGRNGYCVASGLPTEEAH, encoded by the coding sequence ATGACATCTATGAGATGTAGACGGCAAGCGAAGCCTTATTACTGGGTTCTTGTTATTGCGATGCTACTTACCTCTGTGGCTTGCAACGCAGTGCCGAGCGGTGAGGCACTTCAACATCCCAAAGCAGTCCAAGGAACGCTGAATATGGAACATGTAGGTCCAGAGCAAGTCATCGCGTTGGATGGCGAGTGGGGATTTTACTGGAAGCGCTTAATTAGTCCGGGTGAGGTTGATATTGTTAAGCCAGATGACTATGTGGCGGTCCCTAAGGCCTGGAGTCAATACCAGCTGCCAAGCGGCAAGCCTAATCCAGCCGGTTATGGCACGTATGTCCTTCATGTCCATCACGCAGCGCCTAATAAGGTGTGGGCTATCGATATTCCAGCAATTTCATCGGCGTATTCGCTCTGGGTAGACGGGAAGTTGCTGCTTCAGAATGGCAAGGTCAGTGAGTCACCCGAATTAACGGGTGTGCACATTGAACAACGGCTAATCACTTTTGAATCGACAGACACCTCGATTGACATTGTCATGCAAGTTTCGAACGGTATCCATCCACGCGGCGGCATCACGAGAAGCGTGATGCTTGGTGACGCGAATAGCATCATCGGCGATCAACAAAAGCGGTTAGCGTTTGAACTTTTTTTATCGGGTGCGCTGATCATCATGGCGGTTTATCACTTAGGGCTTTACGTGATGAGGACGAAGGAGAAAGAGGCGCTTTTCTTCGGCATGTATTGCTTCGTTATTGCTTTACGAAGCTTACTTATAGGAGAAGTCTTTATTTACAAGCTGCTCCCATGGCTGGACTGGGCAGTGGCGCTAAAAAAGATTGAATTCTTGTGCTTGACCGTCGGTGTATTATCTTTCGCACAATTCCTAAAAGCGATCTATCCCCAAGAGATGTCGCGCAACATTTGCAGGTTTATTACGGCCGTTTGTCTCCTTTATAGTACGATTATTGCGTGTATGAGCCCTTTGGTGTTCACATCGCTGCTGATTTACTTTCAATTCATGATTATTGGCTTTGTCACTTACGGCTTTATCGTCTTCCTGATGGCGATGATCCACAGAAGGGAAGGAGCGAAAATCTCTGTGACAGGCGGAACGATCCTCATTGTGAGCATCATCAACGATATTTTGTACTATCGCGGCATCGTGCAGACAGGCAATTATGTGACCTTGGGTCTGTTTGCTTTCGTGGTTGCGCAATCATTCATCCTGGCGAGTAAATTTTCCAAGGCATTCACGCATAGTGAGGAGATGGCGCACGAGCTGCGTGGGCTCAACAATTCACTTGAGCGTAAGGTGCAAGAGCGGACGAATAAATTGGTGGAGATCAATGAGCTATTGCGGATCCAATCATCGCTGGATGGTCTAACGGGGATTGCCAACCGTGGCTATTTCGACCAAATGCTGCAGACGATGCTGACGGATAGTAGGAACAACAAAGGGGTATTATCCCTGCTGTTGATCGATATTGACAATTTTAAATCGTACAATGATCGGTATGGCCATTTGCAAGGCGATGCCTGTTTAAGGGAAGTTGCCCTACTGCTGCAATCGGAAGCCAAGGAATGGAGCGGGTTTGCTGCGAGATATGGCGGTGAGGAATTCGCTGTGATTGCACCGATCGATGCGGCGGCCGCTGCTCGCCTAGCGGCAACGTTAGTTCGTCGGACTTACGAGCTGCAAATTGTGCACGCGGCATCCGTGACAGCGCCGTTCGTTACGATTAGTTGTGGTGTCACTACGTATACAGCTGTTAAGCCGGAAGTATGCTCTGCAGGGTCGTTAATCGAAGCTGCGGATGAGGCGTTGTATAAGGTGAAAAGACAAGGCAGGAACGGTTATTGTGTGGCTAGTGGGCTGCCAACCGAAGAGGCTCACTAA